Proteins from one Homalodisca vitripennis isolate AUS2020 chromosome 3, UT_GWSS_2.1, whole genome shotgun sequence genomic window:
- the LOC124358027 gene encoding LOW QUALITY PROTEIN: leucine-rich repeat-containing protein 24-like (The sequence of the model RefSeq protein was modified relative to this genomic sequence to represent the inferred CDS: deleted 3 bases in 3 codons), with translation MKVCWWLLVLALGLTRGDTDWSSNCPSICKCKWNSGKKVAECTSQGLSTVPDRLSPEVQSIDLSGNTLHSLPSEAFRAVGLVNLHKIYLRECGIVELHKDAFKGLEILIELDISNNRIHSLHPGTFRDNVRLRILMMHHNPITKLEDGLFTNMTYLQTIDVTNCHLSHIGHKTFVNVPVLHNLLLADNGLVHMKVAVVEPLTRLVSLDLRNNPWRCDCHLKAFRDWTMEKNLNADPTTCAEPSYLANQKWSEIEPSKFACKPQIIYPPPDKTTTVEALGEEVTLSCKVAGNPQPEVYWVVNSRIISNSTRSSYGDSRYTVREGGGWVNLTLGRVRVQDRGELTCVAKSPGGVDERNVTLLVPPGSGHPHSSRGGENWPLILGLITGLIALLVVVLVLCCCLCRRSRRRPPPKKMPDAPNGDLAHPEKSLLTVVNPVQKPPRRYEDRPAELAEVNRNLLDDTGTSVGGDFEDRSTESAATTPCVEPPHYPPDLLAFPRGMSSPPHLSSPTHGTLPYSRSQSPFSPTRPGYVTIPRRPRVPSWSSAPTPTLLEDPLGLLKLEPVYDNLGPRTTADGSSVLSLNKSVAEPQARPRPQVPPQHCSTLPTPRKVPRQAPEGAPLPRTVSAEGPLSPTRPKVPPKPPPKPKKNGPLYEDEGEDGTEV, from the exons ATGAAGGTGTGTTGGTGGCTGCTGGTGCTAGCGCTGGGCCTGACCCGAGGCGACACAGACTGGAGCAGTAACTGCCCCAGCATCTGCAAGTGCAAATGGAACTCGGGCAAGAAAGTGGCGGAATGTACAAGTCAAGGACTGTCCACGGTCCCGGACCGTCTCAGCCCCGAGGTGCAGTCGATAGACTTGTCGGGCAACACACTGCACTCTCTGCCCAGCGAGGCCTTCAGGGCCGTGGGTCTGGTG AACCTGCACAAGATATACCTCCGCGAGTGCGGCATCGTGGAACTGCACAAGGACGCTTTCAAAGGTCTCGAGATCCTGATAGAACTGGACATCTCGAACAACAGGATACACAGTCTCCACCCGGGAACGTTCCGGGACAACGTGCGTCTCAGGATACTGATGATGCACCACAACCCCATCACCAAGCTGGAGGACGGTCTGTTCACC AACATGACGTACCTGCAGACGATAGACGTCACCAACTGCCATCTCTCCCACATCGGCCACAAGACGTTCGTCAACGTGCCGGTATTGCACAACCTGCTGTTGGCGGACAACGGTCTAGTCCACATGAAGGTGGCGGTGGTCGAACCCCTGACGCGGCTCGTGAGTCTGGACCTGCGTAACAACCCCTGGCGCTGCGACTGCCACCTCAAGGCTTTCCGCGACTGGACCATGGAGAAGAACCTC AACGCGGACCCGACCACGTGCGCCGAACCCTCCTACCTTGCCAACCAGAAGTGGTCCGAGATCGAACCCTCGAAGTTCGCTTGCAAACCGCAGATCATCTACCCGCCACCGGACAAAACCACCACGGTCGAGGCCCTCGGGGAAGAAGTGACGCTGAGCTGCAAGGTAGCAGGCAACCCTCAGCCTGAGGTCTACTGGGTTGTCAACTCCAGGATCATCTCCAACAGTACCAGATCTA GTTATGGAGATTCGAGGTACACTGTTCGCGAAGGCGGTGGCTGGGTTAACCTGACTCTCGGCAGAGTTCGAGTCCAGGATCGTGGGGAACTGACCTGCGTGGCTAAGAGTCCAGGGGGTGTGGACGAGCGCAATGTCACCCTACTCGTCCCCCCCGGCTCCGGACATCCCCACTCCTCCAG GGGTGGAGAGAACTGGCCACTGATCCTGGGATTGATCACGGGTCTGATCGCACTGCTGGTCGTGGTGCTGGTGCTGTGTTGCTGCCTCTGCCGCAGGAGTCGCCGCCGCCCTCCACCCAAGAAAATGCCCGACGCCCCGAACGGCGATCTCGCACACCCAGAGAAGAGCCTGCTCACGGTGGTAAATCCTGTGCAGAAGCCACCGCGTCGCTACGAGGACAGACCGGCTGAACTGGCCGAGGTCAACCGAAACCTGCTGGACGACACGG GTACCAGTGTTGGGGGTGACTTCGAGGACAGGTCCACTGAGTCCGCAGCCACAACTCCCTGCGTGGAACCTCCCCACTACCCTCCCGATTTGTTGGCCTTCCCTCGAGGCATGAGCAGTCCGCCACACCTCTCTTCACCCACCCACGGCACATTGCCATACTCCAGGTCTCAGTCACCGTTCTCACCCACACGTCCCGG GTATGTAACCATACCCAGGAGGCCCAGGGTGCCCAGCTGGTCCAGTGCTCCCACCCCGACACTACTGGAAGATCCCCTGGGACTACTTAAG TTGGAGCCGGTGTACGACAACCTGGGTCCTCGCACCACGGCAGATGGCAGCTCTGTGTTGAGTCTTAACAAGAGTGTGGCAGAGCCTCAAGCCAGGCCTCGACCTCAGGTCCCACCTCAACACTGCAGCACTCTGCCCACCCCACGCAAGGTGCCCCGCCAGGCCCCCGAGGGTGCCCCGCTCCCACGCACAGTGTCTGCTGAGGGTCCGCTCTCACCTACTAGGCCCAAGGTGCCGCCCAAACCTCCGCCAAAGCCCAAGAAAAACGGACCCCTGTACGAGGACGAGGGAGAAGATGGCACAGAAGTCTGA